In Mugil cephalus isolate CIBA_MC_2020 chromosome 20, CIBA_Mcephalus_1.1, whole genome shotgun sequence, the following are encoded in one genomic region:
- the LOC124998334 gene encoding uncharacterized protein LOC124998334 isoform X1: MMSPARKELQEALCHYTKDTLTYIHTVRGFCKGSSKWMLRRGTELNMMRDIRDRVDKVSLNISHVSQSESKGKALKEYLKNKFTQVTADRRRAELENELDEMLKDTLEGLEKLDCFLDAVEKLAVTSLHVFTENQVLRLPKEISLDLVQVVITAARLVCPLLLDFKRDAKVFFTPKLQNVDVLAYQLDRYIQTTTIICEKLEKSCFSDFCLKTTSETVVDLDVDLSEHDSRMMLDHITQLNEIRKDQNFQMVFLFPEKSRSVFINEFNELQPRMLQFLNELEETAVQLDRMNKGAKISSVAGSSVGAVGGVLSIVGLALIPFTAGVSLALTMTGVGLGITSGVNSLVTTATEVGVNTTQQKKASAVFQTFMEDMQRLQDCVEEVTKQTISRLEASKAGCIGKGVDSIVDAASAVKLLKCEELIFGAGKVVAQEAKALCNVPRVAADIPDIGQAAVKGPLALARPARAGFIALNALFLGMDIFFICKDGIGLAKGSEAKVSQFIRARAALWSSEMDSWEKIHDCLNKGLLTSGEKSAVLETPFYQEQSLGN, from the exons ATGATGTCTCCAGCAAG AAAGGAACTCCAAGAGGCTTTGTGCCACTACACCAAAGATACTCTCACCTACATCCATACAGTGAGAGGATTCTGTAAAGGGTCCTCCAAATGGATGCTCAGGAGGGGGACAGAGTTAAACATGATGAGGGACATCAGAGACAGGGTTGATAAAGTCAGCCTCAACATCAGTCATGTTTCCCAGTCAGAATCCAAAGGTAAAGctttaaaagaatatttgaagAACAAGTTCACACAGGTGACTGCAGACCGCAGGCGTGCAGAGCTGGAAAATGAGCTGGATGAAATGTTGAAGGACACTCTGGAAGGTCTGGAGAAGCTCGACTGCTTCCTGGATGCAGTGGAGAAGCTGGCTGTCACCTCACTGCACGTGTTCACGGAGAACCAGGTGTTACGCCTCCCCAAAGAGATCAGCCTTGATCTTGTTCAGGTTGTCATCACTGCTGCACGACTAGTCTGCCCTCTCCTCCTGGACTTTAAAAGAGATGCAAAAGTCTTCTTCACTCCCAAACTTCAGAATGTTGACGTGCTGGCATATCAACTGGACAGATACATACAGACCACCACCATAATCTGTGAGAAGTTGGAGAAAAG CTGCTTTAGTGACTTTTGCCTGAAGACGACCTCAGAAACTGTGGTAGACCTCGATGTAGATTTGTCTGAACACGACTCACGAATGATGCTTGATCACATCACTCAGCTTAATGAAATCAG gaAGGACCAGAACTTTCAAATGGTCTTCTTGTTCCCAGAGAAATCGAGATCTGTCTTTATCAATGAGTTTAACGAGCTACAGCCCAGGATGCTGCAGTTTCTGAACGAGCTGGAGGAGACAGCTGTTCAGCTAGATAGGATGAATAAGGGGGCAAAGATCTCCAGTGTGGCAGGTAGCTCAGTGGGGGCAGTTGGAGGTGTGCTGTCCATTGTTGGTTTGGCATTAATTCCTTTCACAGCAGGAGTGTCTTTAGCTTTGACAATGACTGGTGTAGGGCTGGGAATCACCAGTGGAGTCAACAGTTTAGTCACCACTGCAACAGAGGTTGGAGTTAATACTACACAACAAAAGAAAGCCAGTGCAGTCTTTCAGACCTTCATGGAAGATATGCAGCGTCTCCAAGATTGTGTGGAGGAGGTGACCAAGCAAACAATCTCAAGACTAGAAGCAAGTAAGGCTGGTTGCATTGGAAAGGGTGTTGATTCCATTGTTGATGCTGCCTCTGCTGTTaagctgttaaaatgtgaaGAACTCATTTTCGGTGCTGGTAAAGTGGTGGCTCAGGAAGCAAAGGCCTTGTGTAATGTGCCCAGGGTTGCCGCAGATATCCCAGATATTGGTCAGGCTGCAGTCAAAGGGCCACTTGCCCTCGCCAGGCCAGCCAGAGCTGGTTTCATTGCTCTGAATGCTCTCTTCCTTGGCATGGATATATTCTTCATATGTAAAGACGGCATCGGTCTGGCCAAAGGCAGCGAGGCCAAAGTCTCACAGTTTATCAGAGCCAGAGCTGCACTTTGGAGTTCCGAGATGGACTCATGGGAGAAGATCCACGATTGTCTGAACAAAGGTCTGCTAACATCAGGGGAAAAGAGTGCTGTCCTAGAGACACCATTTTATCAGGAGCAGAGTTTGGGAAACTAA
- the LOC124998334 gene encoding uncharacterized protein LOC124998334 isoform X2 yields the protein MMSPARKELHEALCHYTTDTLTYIHTVRGFCEGFSKWMDRRDTELDMMRDIKDRVDKVSLTISHVSQSESKGKALKEYLENKFTQVTADRRRAELENELDEVLKDTLEGLEKLDCFLDAVEKLAVTSLHVFTENQVLRLPKEISFDLVRVVITAARLVCPLLLDFKRDARVFFSPKLQNVDVLKYQLDRYMKTTKKMCEKLEKSCLSDFCPKLTEKPVIDVNVELPEDEMQRMLHHINHLHEIRKDQNFCTVFLFQDVACSDFIREFNKQQPRMLHFLEKLEEAAVQLDKMKKGSKISSVAGSSVGMLGGVLSIIGSVLIPVTAGASLALTMTGVGFCVTSAVNSAVTTAAEVGVKRKQQNKAKEAFQSFMEDVQRLQDCVEEVTKQTTSRLEASKLDVAVGVGKIAVKAGSIVKGVDFIVDSASELISIVGKVVAQEGKVLRNVPRVAADIPDIGQAAVKGPLALSKSARAGFIALNALFLGMDIFFICKNSISLAKGSEAKVSQFIRARAALWSSEMDSWEKIHDCLNKGLPASEKKSAVLETPFYQ from the exons ATGATGTCTCCAGCAAG AAAGGAACTCCATGAGGCTTTGTGCCACTACACCACAGATACTCTCACCTACATCCATACAGTGAGAGGATTCTGTGAAGGCTTCTCCAAATGGATGGACAGGAGGGACACAGAGTTAGACATGATGAGGGACATCAAAGACAGGGTTGATAAAGTCAGCCTCACCATCAGTCATGTTTCCCAGTCAGAATCCAAAGGTAAAGCTTTAAAAGAATATTTAGAGAACAAGTTCACACAGGTGACTGCAGACCGCAGGCGTGCAGAGCTGGAAAATGAGCTGGATGAAGTGTTGAAGGACACTCTGGAAGGTCTGGAGAAGCTCGACTGCTTCCTGGATGCAGTGGAGAAGCTGGCTGTCACCTCACTGCACGTGTTCACGGAGAACCAGGTGTTACGCCTCCCCAAAGAGATCAGCTTTGATCTTGTTCGGGTTGTCATCACTGCTGCACGACTAGTCTGCCCTCTCCTCCTGGACTTTAAAAGAGATGCAAGAGTCTTCTTCTCTCCCAAACTTCAGAATGTGGATGTGTTGAAATATCAACTGGACAGATACATGAAAACCACCAAGAAGATGTGTGAGAAGTTGGAGAAAAG CTGTTTGAGTGACTTTTGCCCGAAGCTGACTGAGAAACCTGTGATAGATGTGAATGTGGAATTACCTGAAGATGAGATGCAGAGGATGCTCCATCACATTAACCATCTTCATGAAATCAg gAAAGACCAGAACTTCTGTACAGTCTTCTTGTTCCAGGACGTGGCTTGTTCTGATTTCATCCGTGAGTTTAACAAGCAACAGCCCAGGATGCTGCACTTTCTAGAGAAGCTGGAGGAAGCTGCTGTTCAGctagacaaaatgaaaaaaggatcAAAGATCTCTAGTGTGGCAGGCAGCTCAGTGGGCATGCTTGGAGGTGTGCTGTCCATTATTGGTTCGGTGTTAATTCCTGTAACGGCAGGAGCGTCTTTAGCTTTGACAATGACTGGTGTAGGGTTTTGTGTCACCAGTGCAGTCAACAGTGCTGTCACGACAGCAGCTGAGGTTGGAGTCAAAcgtaaacaacaaaacaaagctaagGAAGCCTTCCAGAGCTTCATGGAAGATGTGCAGCGTCTCCAAGATTGTGTGGAGGAGGTGACCAAGCAAACAACCTCAAGACTAGAAGCAAGTAAGTTAGATGTGGCTGTGGGAGTAGGCAAGATTGCTGTTAAGGCTGGTAGTATTGTAAAGGGTGTTGATTTCATTGTTGATTCTGCCTCTGAACTCATTTCCATTGTTGGTAAAGTGGTGGCTCAGGAGGGAAAGGTATTACGTAATGTGCCCAGGGTTGCCGCAGATATCCCAGATATTGGTCAGGCTGCAGTCAAAGGGCCACTTGCCCTCTCCAAGTCAGCCAGAGCTGGTTTCATTGCTCTGAATGCTCTCTTCCTTGGCATGGATATATTCTTCATATGTAAAAACAGCATCAGTCTGGCCAAAGGCAGCGAGGCCAAAGTCTCACAATTCATTAGAGCCAGAGCTGCACTTTGGAGCTCTGAGATGGACTCATGGGAGAAGATCCACGATTGTCTGAACAAAGGTCTGCCAGcatcagagaaaaaaagtgctgtCCTAGAGACACCGTTTTATCAGTAG
- the LOC124998219 gene encoding uncharacterized protein LOC124998219, with product MRPGDSMSSEDNQKWVKRTELQEALCCYMTHTLIYINIVRGFCEGFSIWMVWRDEEINSMAEIKERADKVDLNLSHVKKSEHKGKAFLEYFWSKLSQLTADGRFGELENKLDEVLEYTLGGLEKFDCFLDAVEKLAVTSLHIFMENQVLDLPKDFHFKHVQAVITAARQICPLLLEFKRDARVFFSPKLQNVDVLKYQLDRYMQTTKKICEKLEKSCSRDFCLKLTEKPVIDVNVDLSGDEIQRMLHHIKDLHEIR from the exons ATGCGACCAGGAGACAGTATGTCAAGTGAAGACAACCAGAAGTGGGTGAAAAG GACTGAACTACAGGAAGCCTTGTGCTGCTACATGACACACACCCTCATCTACATCAACATAGTGAGAGGATTCTGTGAGGGGTTCTCTATATGGATGGTCTGGAGGGACGAGGAAATCAACAGCATGGCGGAAATCAAAGAGAGGGCTGACAAAGTTGACCTGAATCTCagtcatgttaaaaagtcagaACACAAAGGCAAGGCCTTTCTGGAATATTTCTGGAGCAAGTTGAGCCAGCTGACTGCAGATGGCAGGTTTGGAGAGCTAGAGAACAAGCTGGATGAAGTGTTGGAGTACACTCTGGGAGGTCTGGAGAAGTTTGACTGTTTCCTGGACGCAGTGGAGAAGCTTGCCGTCACCTCACTGCACATCTTCATGGAGAACCAGGTTTTAGACCTACCCAAAGACTTCCACTTCAAACATGTTCAGGCTGTCATCACTGCTGCAAGACAAATCTGCCCTCTCCTGCTAGAGTTTAAGAGAGATGCAAGAGTCTTCTTCTCTCCCAAACTTCAGAATGTGGATGTGTTGAAATATCAACTGGACAGATACATGCAAACCACCAAGAAGATCTGTGAGAAGTTGGAGAAAAG CTGCTCGAGGGACTTTTGCCTGAAGCTGACTGAGAAACCTGTGATAGATGTGAATGTGGATTTGTCTGGAGATGAGATACAGAGGATGCTCCATCACATTAAAGATCTTCATGAAATCAGGTAA
- the LOC124998216 gene encoding uncharacterized protein LOC124998216 — translation MRPGDSMSSEDNQKWVKRTELQEALCCYMTHTLIYINIVRGFCEGFSIWMVWRDEEINSMAEIKERADKVDLNLSHVKKSEHKGKAFLEYFWSKLSQLTADGRFGELENKLDEVLEYTLGGLEKFDCFLDAVEKLAVTSLHIFMENQVLDLPKDFHFKHVQAVITAARQICPLLLEFKRDARVFFSPKLQNVDVLKYQLDRYMQTTKKICEKLEKSCSRDFCLKLTEKPVIDVNVDLSGDEIQRMLHHIKDLHEIRKDQNFRTVFLFQDVSCSDFIRVFNDRQPRMLQFLEELEEAAVQLDIMKKGSKISSVAGSSVGMLGGVLSIVGLALIPVTAGVSLTLTMAGVGLGVTSAVNSAVTTAAEVGVNHRQQKKAREAFQSFMEDVHTLQNCLEEVINQPDGQVEESDVEVVLGVGKIATKLATVGKSTEFLVEASSVSKVLKSEELISSAGNIPNVASEIPDIGQAAVKGPLALTQSARAGFIALNALFLGMDIFFVCKDSLDLAKGIESELSQFIRARAVLWSSEMDSWKKICDSLCESLKTSEKNRGTLEKLFYPEEQI, via the exons ATGCGACCAGGAGACAGTATGTCAAGTGAAGACAACCAGAAGTGGGTGAAAAG GACTGAACTACAGGAAGCCTTGTGCTGCTACATGACACACACCCTCATCTACATCAACATAGTGAGAGGATTCTGTGAGGGGTTCTCTATATGGATGGTCTGGAGGGACGAGGAAATCAACAGCATGGCGGAAATCAAAGAGAGGGCTGACAAAGTTGACCTGAATCTCagtcatgttaaaaagtcagaACACAAAGGCAAGGCCTTTCTGGAATATTTCTGGAGCAAGTTGAGCCAGCTGACTGCAGATGGCAGGTTTGGAGAGCTAGAGAACAAGCTGGATGAAGTGTTGGAGTACACTCTGGGAGGTCTGGAGAAGTTTGACTGTTTCCTGGACGCAGTGGAGAAGCTTGCCGTCACCTCACTGCACATCTTCATGGAGAACCAGGTTTTAGACCTACCCAAAGACTTCCACTTCAAACATGTTCAGGCTGTCATCACTGCTGCAAGACAAATCTGCCCTCTCCTGCTAGAGTTTAAGAGAGATGCAAGAGTCTTCTTCTCTCCCAAACTTCAGAATGTGGATGTGTTGAAATATCAACTGGACAGATACATGCAAACCACCAAGAAGATCTGTGAGAAGTTGGAGAAAAG CTGCTCGAGGGACTTTTGCCTGAAGCTGACTGAGAAACCTGTGATAGATGTGAATGTGGATTTGTCTGGAGATGAGATACAGAGGATGCTCCATCACATTAAAGATCTTCATGAAATCAG GAAAGACCAGAACTTCCGTACAGTCTTCTTGTTCCAGGACGTGTCTTGTTCTGATTTCATCCGTGTGTTCAACGATCGACAGCCCAGGATGCTGCAGTTTCTAGAGGAGCTTGAGGAAGCTGCTGTTCAGCTAGACATAATGAAAAAAGGATCAAAGATCTCCAGCGTGGCAGGCAGCTCAGTGGGCATGCTTGGAGGTGTGCTGTCCATCGTTGGGTTGGCATTAATTCCTGTAACGGCAGGAGTGTCTTTGACTCTGACAATGGCTGGCGTGGGGTTGGGTGTCACCAGTGCAGTCAACAGTGCTGTCACCACGGCAGCTGAGGTTGGAGTTAATCACAGACAACAAAAGAAAGCTAGGGAAGCCTTCCAGAGCTTCATGGAGGATGTGCACACTCTCCAGAATTGTCTGGAGGAAGTGATCAATCAACCAGATGGTCAAGTAGAGGAAAGTGACGTAGAAGTGGTACTGGGAGTTGGCAAGATTGCTACTAAACTTGCAACTGTCGGAAAAAGTACTGAGTTCCTTGTTGAGGCTTCCTCTGTTTCTAAGGTGCTAAAAAGTGAAGAGCTCATCTCAAGTGCTGGTAATATTCCCAATGTGGCCTCAGAGATCCCAGATATTGGTCAGGCTGCAGTCAAAGGGCCTCTTGCTCTCACCCAGTCAGCCAGGGCTGGCTTCATTGCTCTGAATGCTCTCTTCCTTGGCatggatatattttttgtctgtaaaGACAGCCTTGATCTGGCCAAAGGCATCGAGAGTGAGCTCTCACAGTTCATCAGGGCCAGAGCTGTGCTTTGGAGCTCTGAGATGGACTCATGGAAAAAGATTTGTGACTCTTTGTGTGAAAGCCTAAAAAcctcagagaaaaacagaggaacCCTGGAGAAATTATTTTATCCAGAGGAACAGATCTAG